Proteins from one Chroococcidiopsis sp. CCMEE 29 genomic window:
- the sigC gene encoding RNA polymerase sigma factor SigC, producing the protein MQALSFYADTADENEMSSHQSFQSDYSPDEAELAVNDLLALEIESSDSATQQSVTRRTTDLVRMYLQEIGRVDLLERDEEISEAQKVQRYLRLRSQCSKAALGEDELIKNYINLIEVQERLTSVLGHRPSLERWADNAGITMSELKPSLSKGKRRWAEIAGLTLEELEQIQSEGIRAKEHMIKANLRLVVSVAKKYQNRGLELLDLVQEGTLGLERAVEKFDPTKGYRFSTYAYWWIRQGITRAIATQSRTIRLPVHITEKLNKIKKAQRKIAQEKGRTPTIDDIAVELEMTPSQVREVLLRVPRSVSLETKVGKEKDTELGELLETDGISPEEVLMREALHRDLQNLLTDLTDRERDVILMRFGLGDGHSYSLAEIGRALDLSRERVRQIESKALQKLRQPKRRNQVKDYLESMS; encoded by the coding sequence ATGCAAGCACTATCTTTTTATGCGGATACCGCCGACGAAAACGAAATGTCATCCCACCAAAGCTTTCAGTCAGATTACAGTCCTGATGAGGCTGAGCTGGCGGTGAATGATCTGCTTGCTCTGGAGATTGAGTCTAGCGACTCAGCCACTCAGCAAAGCGTCACTCGTCGCACCACCGATTTAGTCCGCATGTATCTTCAAGAAATTGGTCGGGTTGACCTATTAGAGCGAGATGAAGAAATTTCAGAAGCCCAAAAAGTTCAGCGCTACCTACGGTTGCGATCGCAGTGTTCCAAGGCAGCTCTAGGCGAAGATGAATTGATTAAAAATTATATCAACTTGATTGAAGTCCAGGAGCGCCTGACTTCTGTACTAGGACATCGTCCTTCTCTAGAACGTTGGGCTGATAACGCTGGTATAACCATGTCAGAACTTAAGCCCAGCTTATCAAAGGGCAAACGACGCTGGGCTGAGATTGCAGGTTTGACTCTGGAGGAACTGGAGCAAATTCAGAGCGAAGGCATCCGAGCCAAAGAACACATGATTAAGGCAAATCTCCGCCTAGTCGTGTCAGTTGCAAAAAAATATCAAAATCGTGGTTTAGAATTGTTGGATTTAGTGCAAGAAGGAACGCTAGGCTTGGAGCGGGCAGTTGAAAAGTTTGACCCAACCAAGGGTTACCGATTCAGCACCTACGCCTACTGGTGGATTCGTCAGGGAATTACACGCGCGATCGCTACTCAAAGCCGCACAATCCGTCTACCAGTTCATATTACGGAAAAGCTGAACAAAATTAAGAAAGCTCAGCGCAAGATTGCTCAAGAAAAAGGTCGTACTCCTACGATTGACGATATCGCTGTGGAGTTAGAAATGACACCCTCCCAAGTACGGGAAGTCTTGTTACGGGTACCTCGCTCTGTCTCCTTAGAAACAAAAGTAGGTAAAGAGAAAGACACAGAGTTAGGAGAATTACTTGAAACTGATGGTATATCCCCGGAGGAGGTGTTGATGCGTGAAGCCTTGCACCGGGACTTGCAAAACCTGTTGACAGATTTAACCGACCGGGAGCGTGATGTAATCCTGATGCGATTTGGTTTGGGAGACGGGCACTCTTACTCTTTAGCAGAAATTGGGCGAGCTTTGGATCTATCACGAGAACGGGTGCGTCAAATTGAATCCAAGGCGCTCCAAAAGTTACGGCAACCAAAGCGTCGCAACCAAGTAAAGGACTATCTAGAGTCGATGAGCTAG
- a CDS encoding AAA family ATPase, with the protein MSFREEFALLLRARYPLIYIPTYEEERVEAAIREEAQRQGNRAVYIWDFVDGYQGNPNDAGFGRRNPLQALELIEKLPSSASAVFILRDFHRFLEDVSVSRKLRNLARLLKSQPKNVVVLSPRITTTEDLSEVLTVLEFPLPAAPEIKIEVERLLAATGQSLGVKVLDELVRSCQGLSMERIRRVLARAIASHGELQPEDVELVLEEKRQTIRQTQILDFYPATEKISDIGGLDNLKDWLLRRGGAFTERARQYGLPHPRGLMLVGIQGTGKSLTAKAIAHHWHLPLLRLDVGRLFGGLVGESESRTRQMIQVAEALAPCILWIDEIDKAFSGLGGKGDAGTTSRVFGTFITWLAEKTSPVFVVATANDIQSLPPEMLRKGRFDEIFFVGLPTQEERQAIFTVHLSRLRPHNLKSYDLERLAYETPDFSGAEIEQTLIEAMHIGFSQNRDFTTDDVLEAASQIIPLARTAQEQIQFLQDWAAAGKARLASKHSSLSCRIQRQLQ; encoded by the coding sequence ATGAGCTTCCGTGAAGAATTTGCACTGCTGTTACGGGCCCGCTATCCCTTAATCTATATTCCGACCTATGAGGAAGAGCGGGTAGAAGCGGCGATTCGGGAAGAAGCTCAACGTCAGGGCAATCGCGCTGTATATATCTGGGATTTTGTTGATGGCTACCAGGGTAACCCTAATGATGCAGGGTTTGGTCGCCGCAATCCATTACAAGCTTTAGAATTGATAGAAAAACTTCCATCCTCTGCCTCCGCTGTTTTTATTCTGCGGGACTTCCATCGATTTTTGGAGGATGTTTCGGTTTCTCGCAAACTCCGCAATTTAGCGCGGCTACTTAAGTCTCAGCCTAAAAATGTAGTAGTACTGTCACCTCGAATTACCACTACTGAAGACTTAAGCGAAGTTCTGACAGTTTTGGAGTTTCCGTTACCAGCTGCACCTGAGATTAAAATTGAGGTGGAACGCCTGCTAGCAGCTACGGGACAATCATTGGGGGTAAAAGTCCTTGATGAATTGGTGCGGTCCTGTCAAGGTCTTTCAATGGAGCGGATTCGCCGGGTTTTAGCAAGGGCGATCGCTAGTCATGGTGAGTTACAACCGGAGGATGTAGAACTGGTTCTAGAAGAAAAGCGTCAGACTATCCGCCAAACGCAAATTCTAGACTTCTATCCCGCCACTGAAAAAATCTCAGACATTGGTGGTCTAGATAACCTCAAAGACTGGTTGCTGCGGCGCGGTGGCGCTTTCACTGAACGGGCACGGCAATACGGTTTGCCCCATCCGCGGGGGTTGATGTTAGTGGGGATTCAGGGGACTGGAAAATCTTTAACGGCAAAAGCGATCGCCCATCATTGGCACCTACCTCTACTACGTCTGGATGTCGGGCGGTTATTTGGTGGCTTAGTAGGTGAATCTGAATCTCGTACTAGGCAAATGATTCAGGTAGCAGAAGCCCTAGCTCCCTGTATTCTGTGGATTGATGAGATAGATAAAGCCTTTTCTGGACTGGGCGGCAAAGGCGATGCTGGCACCACTAGCCGTGTCTTTGGCACCTTCATCACCTGGTTAGCTGAAAAAACCTCGCCCGTGTTTGTCGTTGCCACCGCTAACGATATTCAATCTCTACCGCCGGAAATGCTCCGTAAAGGCAGGTTTGACGAAATCTTCTTTGTTGGATTACCCACTCAAGAAGAACGGCAAGCAATTTTTACTGTCCATTTATCCCGGCTGCGACCGCACAATTTGAAAAGCTATGACCTTGAGCGGTTGGCTTATGAAACGCCTGATTTTTCCGGGGCAGAAATTGAGCAGACTCTGATCGAAGCAATGCACATCGGATTTAGCCAAAATCGAGACTTCACCACAGACGACGTTTTAGAAGCTGCTAGCCAAATCATTCCCCTAGCGCGAACGGCTCAAGAGCAAATTCAGTTTCTCCAAGATTGGGCTGCTGCTGGCAAAGCCCGCCTCGCATCGAAACATAGCAGTCTAAGCTGTCGCATTCAACGCCAACTTCAATAA
- the hemL gene encoding glutamate-1-semialdehyde 2,1-aminomutase, translating to MVNTTIKTSKSEEIFAAAQKLMPGGVSSPVRAFKSVGGQPIVFDRVKGAYIWDVDGNQYIDYVGTWGPAICGHTHPEVIDALHAALEKGTSFGAPSVLENVLAEMVIDAVPSIEMVRFVNSGTEACMAVLRLMRAFTGRDKVIKFEGCYHGHADMFLVKAGSGVATLGLPDSPGVPKSATINTLTAPFNDLEAVKALFEENPDQIAGVILEPVVGNAGFIAPDAGFLEGLRLLTQENGALLVFDEVMTGFRIAYGGAQEKFGIKPDLTTLGKVIGGGLPVGAYGGRRDIMSMVAPAGPVYQAGTLSGNPLAMTAGIKTLELLQKPGTYEYLDRITKKLAAGLLQIVTESGHAACSGQISGMFGLFFTAGPVHNYEDAKKSDLAKFSRFHRGMLERGVYLAPSQFEAGFTSVAHTEEDVDRTLAAVREVMSSI from the coding sequence TTGGTTAATACCACCATTAAAACCAGCAAATCAGAAGAAATTTTTGCCGCTGCCCAGAAACTAATGCCTGGAGGGGTAAGTTCCCCAGTTCGGGCGTTCAAATCCGTGGGAGGTCAACCGATTGTATTTGACCGGGTCAAAGGTGCATACATTTGGGATGTTGATGGCAACCAATACATCGATTATGTGGGCACCTGGGGTCCAGCCATCTGCGGTCACACCCATCCAGAGGTAATTGATGCACTGCACGCTGCCTTAGAAAAAGGGACGAGCTTCGGTGCGCCCTCAGTATTGGAAAATGTGCTAGCAGAAATGGTGATTGATGCTGTTCCCAGCATTGAAATGGTCAGATTTGTTAACTCTGGTACGGAAGCTTGCATGGCGGTGCTGCGCTTGATGCGTGCCTTCACGGGACGAGACAAAGTCATCAAATTTGAAGGTTGCTACCACGGTCACGCCGATATGTTTCTAGTTAAGGCAGGTTCTGGTGTTGCCACACTGGGTTTACCTGACTCGCCAGGAGTGCCTAAATCTGCAACCATTAATACCTTAACTGCGCCTTTCAATGACTTGGAAGCCGTCAAAGCATTGTTTGAGGAAAACCCCGATCAAATTGCGGGTGTGATTTTAGAGCCAGTCGTAGGAAATGCTGGGTTTATTGCCCCTGATGCTGGGTTTCTGGAAGGTTTACGGCTGCTGACCCAAGAAAATGGGGCATTGTTGGTGTTTGATGAAGTAATGACTGGGTTCCGAATTGCCTATGGTGGTGCTCAAGAAAAGTTTGGGATTAAGCCTGACTTGACAACACTAGGTAAAGTGATTGGTGGTGGTTTGCCAGTGGGAGCCTATGGTGGTCGTCGAGATATCATGTCGATGGTTGCCCCAGCTGGACCCGTGTATCAAGCTGGTACGCTCTCTGGTAATCCTCTGGCAATGACTGCCGGGATTAAGACCCTGGAATTGCTCCAAAAGCCGGGTACTTACGAGTATCTCGACCGCATTACTAAGAAGTTGGCGGCTGGTTTGCTACAAATTGTTACAGAAAGTGGTCACGCAGCTTGCAGCGGTCAAATCAGCGGCATGTTCGGCTTATTCTTTACAGCTGGACCAGTCCATAACTACGAAGATGCCAAGAAGTCCGACTTAGCGAAGTTTAGCCGCTTCCATCGCGGGATGCTAGAGCGTGGGGTTTACCTTGCTCCGTCTCAATTTGAGGCTGGCTTTACCTCTGTGGCTCACACGGAAGAGGATGTTGACCGGACTTTGGCTGCGGTGCGGGAAGTGATGTCTAGCATTTAA
- a CDS encoding DUF4327 family protein yields the protein MAQQVVHPMVKLQHHVRSLVESNIIKPTDSIWKIALLYGNDWHHWKQELLAFGFSMQDPISELLAVEAWDEE from the coding sequence ATGGCTCAGCAAGTTGTTCACCCAATGGTGAAATTACAGCATCACGTGCGTTCACTTGTAGAATCCAACATTATCAAGCCAACAGATAGTATCTGGAAAATTGCCCTGCTTTACGGGAATGACTGGCATCACTGGAAACAAGAACTTTTAGCCTTTGGCTTCTCTATGCAAGATCCAATCAGCGAGTTGCTAGCAGTTGAAGCTTGGGACGAGGAATAG
- a CDS encoding SH3 domain-containing protein → MTWSGIGKFLLGIILAIAILIGGSAVLALYFMYKVTTPPPKPVFANETVPAKAQTPPATKPTQPTPSPAAQSAAKPASDESSSANPLGSGEYVARVTWPQGLILRAEPNLEAEQTGGLENDQRIVVLEESADKKWQRVRLEDGEQEGWVKAGNIERVQE, encoded by the coding sequence ATGACTTGGTCTGGAATAGGAAAGTTTTTGCTCGGAATTATCTTAGCGATCGCCATTTTGATTGGTGGTAGTGCCGTGCTAGCTCTGTACTTTATGTACAAAGTCACGACGCCTCCTCCCAAACCGGTATTTGCAAATGAAACAGTCCCAGCTAAAGCCCAAACTCCGCCTGCTACAAAGCCAACTCAACCCACACCATCACCCGCTGCTCAATCTGCTGCTAAACCAGCCTCAGATGAATCATCCTCAGCTAATCCGCTAGGATCCGGAGAATATGTAGCAAGAGTTACCTGGCCCCAAGGCTTGATACTGCGTGCAGAACCAAATCTAGAGGCTGAACAGACTGGAGGGTTGGAAAACGATCAACGAATTGTCGTGCTGGAAGAAAGTGCTGATAAGAAATGGCAACGAGTTCGCTTAGAAGATGGCGAACAAGAAGGTTGGGTTAAAGCAGGTAATATTGAGAGAGTTCAGGAATAG
- a CDS encoding YceD family protein, translating to MEPIYIPQLTKAPEQTELIQVQEVLPGLETLTPVRGQLQVKHHGNYLEVSAKAETIVTLSCHRCLQQYNHRLAVDTSEIIWLDPAADQPDDGPLERELAVEDLVEKLPPNGYFYPSEWLYEQMCLEIPQRQLCDAFCTGIQTSTQVSSEQPVDQRWSSLEALKKQLP from the coding sequence ATGGAGCCAATTTACATTCCGCAGCTGACCAAAGCGCCGGAACAGACCGAGTTAATTCAAGTTCAAGAAGTTCTGCCTGGTCTGGAGACATTAACTCCAGTTCGCGGTCAGCTCCAAGTTAAACATCACGGGAATTACCTGGAAGTTTCAGCGAAAGCGGAAACGATCGTTACTTTGAGCTGCCATCGGTGTTTGCAACAGTACAATCATCGCTTAGCGGTTGATACTTCTGAAATCATTTGGTTAGATCCAGCAGCTGATCAACCAGATGATGGACCTCTAGAGCGAGAATTAGCGGTGGAAGATTTAGTAGAAAAACTACCGCCAAATGGCTATTTTTATCCCAGCGAATGGCTATACGAACAAATGTGCCTAGAAATTCCCCAGCGGCAGTTGTGTGATGCCTTCTGTACAGGTATCCAAACAAGCACCCAAGTGAGTTCAGAACAGCCAGTTGACCAGCGTTGGTCTTCCCTAGAAGCACTGAAAAAACAATTACCTTAA
- a CDS encoding response regulator has protein sequence MKTVLIVEDDLINARVFAKILTKRGGLDVKHTENVEEVMQIAQAGEADIILMDVSLSRSVYQGKAIDGIKITQMLKADPQTANLPIILVTAHAMEGDRENFLKQSGADGYISKPVVDHQQFVEQILTLLSIP, from the coding sequence ATGAAAACTGTTTTGATTGTGGAAGATGACCTGATTAATGCTCGCGTTTTTGCCAAGATTTTGACCAAGCGAGGCGGCTTGGACGTGAAGCATACGGAAAATGTAGAAGAGGTAATGCAAATCGCTCAGGCTGGAGAAGCTGACATTATTTTGATGGATGTTTCCCTCTCGCGCAGTGTTTATCAGGGTAAGGCAATCGATGGTATTAAGATTACCCAAATGTTGAAGGCAGATCCTCAAACTGCGAACTTGCCAATTATCCTGGTGACAGCACACGCAATGGAAGGCGATCGCGAAAACTTTCTCAAGCAGAGCGGCGCTGATGGCTACATCTCAAAGCCAGTTGTTGACCACCAACAATTTGTTGAGCAGATTTTGACATTGCTGTCAATACCCTAA
- a CDS encoding protein kinase has translation MVTLSLLHPQQTTLLQQWQFENESVIWIGRAPDNQVVLDNPLVSRRHLELRRITAKKGNAWQLINQGTNGTFLDGILVSQSLVADGSLIQLAKGGPTLKFQLDSASPRVSTPGYPSPTKTCTHIGNSPNNLFCIHCGQPLLVQRTVRQYQLLRTLGQGGMGTTYLALNQAGVLANPQLLVLKEMNADMAKVAKAQELFEREAHTLKTLNHPGIPNYYDFFVDSGKKYLAMELIHGQDLEKRVNQRGPVTPSQAITWMIQTCDVLDYIHSQTPPLIHRDIKPANLMVRTLDNRVVVLDFGAVKEIGTAFGTRIGAEGYSAPEQAQGKPLTQSDLYAIGPTLIFLLTGETPFKFYRQRGKGYRFQLENVPTITPQLRMVIEQVTEANPGDRYATAKELASALAACQYY, from the coding sequence GTGGTAACGCTGTCTCTGTTACATCCGCAACAAACAACCCTGCTGCAACAATGGCAGTTTGAGAATGAATCGGTAATCTGGATTGGTCGAGCCCCGGATAATCAGGTTGTTTTAGATAACCCCTTGGTTTCCCGGCGGCATTTGGAACTCCGACGAATCACTGCGAAGAAGGGTAATGCGTGGCAGCTGATTAATCAGGGTACGAATGGAACTTTTCTCGATGGTATTTTAGTGTCTCAGAGTTTGGTAGCAGATGGTTCCCTGATTCAACTGGCAAAAGGAGGACCTACTCTAAAATTTCAACTAGATTCTGCATCTCCTAGAGTTTCAACCCCAGGCTACCCCAGTCCTACAAAGACTTGTACCCACATTGGCAACTCGCCTAACAATTTGTTCTGCATCCACTGCGGTCAACCGCTCTTAGTGCAGCGGACGGTTCGTCAGTATCAGCTGTTACGCACCTTGGGACAAGGAGGAATGGGTACTACCTACCTTGCTTTGAATCAAGCAGGTGTGCTGGCAAATCCGCAACTGCTGGTGTTGAAGGAAATGAATGCAGATATGGCAAAAGTTGCCAAAGCCCAAGAACTATTTGAACGGGAAGCTCACACCCTAAAAACACTAAACCATCCAGGAATTCCCAACTATTACGATTTTTTTGTAGACTCAGGCAAAAAATACCTGGCTATGGAGCTAATCCACGGTCAGGATTTAGAAAAACGTGTCAACCAGCGGGGACCAGTGACACCAAGCCAAGCGATCACCTGGATGATCCAAACGTGTGATGTTTTGGACTATATCCACAGCCAAACGCCACCGCTAATTCACCGTGATATTAAACCGGCTAATTTAATGGTGCGAACGTTAGACAACCGGGTAGTAGTGCTAGATTTCGGAGCCGTTAAAGAAATTGGAACAGCGTTTGGCACTCGCATTGGAGCTGAAGGTTACAGCGCCCCCGAACAGGCACAGGGTAAGCCGTTAACCCAGTCAGACCTTTATGCAATTGGACCAACACTAATTTTTCTGCTGACAGGCGAAACTCCATTTAAGTTTTACCGCCAACGGGGTAAAGGTTATCGCTTTCAGCTGGAAAATGTTCCTACTATTACTCCCCAGTTGAGGATGGTAATTGAGCAGGTTACAGAAGCTAACCCAGGCGATCGCTATGCAACCGCCAAGGAACTGGCTTCTGCCTTAGCCGCTTGCCAGTATTATTAG
- a CDS encoding transcriptional repressor yields the protein MSVYTATSLKAELNDRGWRLTPQRETILHVFQELPKGEHLSAEDLYHQLESQGAGISLSTIYRTLKLMARMGILRELELGEGHKHYEINQPYPYHHHHLICVRCNKTIEFKNDSILKTGTKTADKEGYHLLDCQLTIHAICPTCQRALMPL from the coding sequence ATGTCTGTTTACACAGCTACCTCACTCAAGGCGGAACTCAATGACCGCGGCTGGCGTTTAACTCCCCAGCGAGAGACTATTTTACATGTTTTTCAAGAATTGCCCAAAGGGGAACATCTAAGTGCCGAGGATCTCTACCATCAACTAGAAAGTCAAGGAGCAGGAATCAGCCTGTCCACCATTTACCGAACTTTGAAGTTGATGGCTCGGATGGGTATTCTGCGGGAACTGGAACTAGGAGAGGGGCACAAACATTACGAGATAAATCAGCCCTACCCGTATCACCATCACCACTTAATCTGTGTGCGGTGCAATAAAACAATTGAATTTAAAAATGATTCAATTTTAAAAACTGGGACAAAAACAGCTGACAAAGAAGGGTATCACCTGCTGGACTGCCAGTTAACAATTCACGCAATTTGTCCTACCTGCCAGCGAGCATTAATGCCTCTCTAG
- the gyrA gene encoding DNA gyrase subunit A: protein MAKQLNLLSTGQVITTALHTEMQRSYLEYAMSVIVGRALPDVRDGLKPVHRRILYAMHELGLTPDRPYRKCARVVGDVLGKYHPHGDQAVYDALVRLVQEFSSRYPLIAGHGNFGSVDNDPPAAMRYTETRLASLSYEAMLAEIAEETVEFVGNFDNSQQEPTVLPAQLPLLLLNGSAGIAVGMATNIPPHNLGEVVDGLIALIDNSELSDEKLFELIPGPDFPTGGEIVGLAGIRETYSTGKGSITLRGVAQIEEIPAGQGRRARTAIVVTELPYQVSKAGWIEKMAELVNHGRIEGIADIRDESDRTGMRVVIELRRDTNPTDVLQQLYHQTALQTNFGAILLALVDAQPRQLSLRQLLQEFLNFREQTLNRLYTHQLSKAESRLHLVEGLLSALSHLDEVIAILRQASDGSTAKITLQSRFDLSEAQADAILAMPLRRLTSLEQQNLQTEFDSLNQQIQMLRRLLSDRRELLKALKKDLRSLKRKYSDGRRTRIEVTGQGSGVREQTEPRSKSKREEPITTEKPKVEEAVLEFTQRGYVRRSAANNQRSARKQKADSGTPDNDLVIQSQIAKTEENLVVMTDGGKVYPVKVGDIPPTNGRARGTPLISLLPNAAASSPESLVTHFLLPNEPETAQLLIVTKLGRIKRLSMTDLVDLTSRGLTVIKLKDDDQLLSAQIAQTGQDVVLATAGGRLLRFKVNDEQLPIMGRTAVGLQALRLRKQEQLVSGVTVSNSDANLLLVSQLGYAKRMPVSALRRANRGDIGTQALSFISKSDALAAMVLAPEEAEVAVVTNNQRVVRIPMDSVNLWGKEGKGDRLPSLKENEKITTVTLLAPVPS, encoded by the coding sequence ATGGCAAAACAGTTAAACCTTCTCTCAACGGGACAGGTAATCACCACGGCCTTGCATACAGAAATGCAAAGGTCTTATCTGGAATATGCCATGAGTGTAATTGTTGGTCGGGCATTGCCAGACGTGCGCGATGGATTAAAGCCCGTTCACAGACGCATTTTGTATGCGATGCATGAATTAGGGCTAACTCCTGACCGTCCCTATCGGAAGTGTGCGCGTGTTGTCGGAGACGTACTAGGGAAATACCACCCCCACGGAGACCAAGCAGTTTATGATGCCTTGGTACGGCTGGTGCAGGAATTTTCTAGCCGCTATCCTTTGATAGCAGGACATGGCAATTTTGGTTCAGTGGATAACGATCCACCGGCGGCAATGCGTTACACCGAAACACGACTGGCTTCGCTCAGCTATGAAGCGATGCTGGCGGAAATTGCTGAGGAAACGGTTGAATTTGTTGGTAATTTTGATAACTCTCAGCAAGAGCCAACCGTGCTTCCAGCTCAGTTACCGTTGCTGTTGCTTAATGGCTCTGCTGGTATTGCGGTGGGCATGGCAACTAATATTCCGCCCCATAACTTGGGAGAAGTGGTCGATGGTCTGATTGCCTTAATTGATAACTCTGAACTATCAGACGAGAAGTTATTTGAGCTAATTCCAGGACCGGACTTCCCCACCGGAGGCGAAATTGTGGGTCTGGCGGGGATTCGGGAAACCTATAGCACAGGTAAGGGCAGTATCACACTGCGAGGAGTTGCCCAGATAGAAGAAATCCCAGCGGGGCAAGGGCGCCGAGCGCGGACAGCAATTGTGGTAACAGAGTTGCCCTACCAAGTGAGTAAGGCTGGCTGGATTGAGAAGATGGCGGAGTTGGTCAACCACGGTCGGATTGAGGGCATTGCTGATATCCGGGATGAGAGCGATCGCACGGGGATGAGGGTGGTTATAGAACTAAGACGGGATACCAATCCAACAGACGTGCTGCAGCAGTTGTACCACCAGACAGCACTGCAAACGAACTTTGGTGCCATTCTGCTAGCCCTAGTAGATGCACAGCCACGGCAGCTGAGCTTGCGCCAGCTGTTGCAAGAGTTCTTGAATTTCCGCGAACAAACTCTCAACCGCCTTTATACACACCAGTTAAGTAAAGCAGAAAGTCGCCTGCATCTGGTTGAAGGTTTGTTGAGTGCTTTATCTCATCTGGATGAAGTGATTGCGATTTTGCGGCAGGCAAGTGACGGGAGTACGGCAAAAATTACTCTCCAGAGTAGATTTGATTTGAGTGAAGCGCAAGCTGACGCTATTCTGGCTATGCCACTGCGACGCTTAACCAGTTTGGAGCAGCAGAATTTACAGACTGAGTTTGACTCTTTGAATCAGCAGATTCAGATGTTGCGGCGATTACTCAGCGATCGCCGGGAGTTACTGAAGGCGCTGAAAAAAGATTTGCGATCGCTCAAGCGTAAGTATAGTGATGGGCGTCGCACGCGGATAGAGGTTACAGGTCAAGGTTCAGGGGTCAGAGAGCAGACCGAGCCTAGATCAAAGTCAAAGCGCGAGGAGCCAATTACAACTGAAAAGCCAAAAGTAGAAGAGGCAGTGTTGGAATTTACCCAACGAGGGTATGTGCGGCGGTCAGCAGCTAACAATCAGCGCTCAGCCAGAAAGCAGAAAGCAGATAGTGGCACGCCTGATAACGATCTAGTTATTCAGAGCCAGATTGCTAAAACTGAGGAAAATTTAGTGGTAATGACCGATGGCGGTAAGGTTTATCCCGTCAAGGTGGGAGATATTCCTCCAACCAATGGACGTGCACGTGGGACTCCTTTGATTAGCTTGTTGCCCAATGCTGCTGCTAGTTCGCCGGAAAGCTTAGTAACTCACTTCTTGCTACCAAATGAGCCAGAAACTGCTCAACTGTTGATAGTGACCAAGTTAGGTCGAATTAAGCGTTTGTCAATGACAGATTTGGTTGATCTTACTAGTCGTGGTCTGACGGTGATTAAGCTTAAAGATGACGACCAGCTATTGTCTGCTCAGATCGCCCAAACTGGTCAAGACGTAGTTTTGGCGACCGCTGGTGGAAGACTACTACGCTTTAAGGTAAATGATGAGCAACTACCGATTATGGGACGTACCGCTGTTGGTTTACAAGCATTGCGGCTGCGGAAGCAAGAGCAGCTAGTTAGTGGCGTGACTGTGAGCAATTCAGATGCAAATCTGTTGCTAGTTTCTCAACTAGGGTATGCCAAACGAATGCCGGTAAGTGCATTGCGCCGGGCTAATCGTGGTGATATCGGCACTCAAGCTTTGTCCTTTATTAGCAAGTCAGATGCTCTGGCTGCGATGGTACTGGCTCCAGAGGAAGCTGAAGTTGCTGTTGTGACAAATAATCAGCGAGTTGTGCGAATTCCTATGGACTCAGTGAATTTATGGGGTAAAGAGGGAAAAGGCGATCGCCTCCCCTCACTTAAGGAAAACGAGAAAATCACCACTGTCACCCTGCTTGCACCCGTCCCCAGTTAG
- the hisIE gene encoding bifunctional phosphoribosyl-AMP cyclohydrolase/phosphoribosyl-ATP diphosphatase HisIE — translation MSKPELNVFHQAIPLSQIRYDERGLVPAIVQDYLDGTVLMMAWMNRESLQKTLDTGETWFWSRSRAELWHKGATSGHIQKVRSLRYDCDSDALLVGVEQVGDIACHTGERSCFHQLDGEVVPPPADTLSQLFSVICDRRDNPAEGSYTCQLLAAGDNKILKKLGEETAEVVMACKDDQPEAIASEVADLLYHTLVALAHHHVDLKAVYCKLQERRR, via the coding sequence ATGTCTAAGCCTGAACTGAATGTATTCCATCAAGCCATTCCGCTATCACAAATTCGCTACGATGAGCGGGGATTAGTGCCAGCCATTGTCCAGGATTATTTGGATGGCACGGTTTTGATGATGGCGTGGATGAATCGGGAATCGCTGCAAAAAACGTTAGATACGGGAGAGACATGGTTTTGGAGCCGTTCCCGTGCAGAGTTATGGCATAAGGGAGCAACTTCTGGTCATATTCAAAAAGTGCGATCGCTCCGCTATGACTGTGATAGCGATGCGCTGCTAGTTGGGGTGGAGCAAGTAGGAGATATTGCCTGCCACACGGGTGAACGTAGTTGTTTTCATCAACTAGATGGGGAAGTCGTGCCACCACCAGCAGATACACTGTCGCAGCTATTTTCTGTGATTTGCGATCGCCGCGATAATCCAGCCGAAGGTTCTTATACTTGTCAGCTATTGGCAGCAGGTGATAACAAGATTTTGAAAAAGCTCGGCGAGGAAACTGCTGAGGTCGTGATGGCTTGTAAAGACGATCAGCCAGAGGCGATTGCTAGTGAGGTTGCAGATTTGCTCTATCACACCTTAGTTGCCCTGGCACACCATCATGTAGATCTAAAAGCTGTTTATTGTAAGTTGCAAGAGCGCCGTCGTTAA